GCATATTAACCACCCAAGGGGAATGTGGGGTCAAACCAACGGTTACCCATAACCGGCACTGGAAGATTTCGGCCGTGATATCCGAACGCCAATGCAGCATTCATTTGGTGAATGTATTGGTTGAGGATGAATCTAAACGAAGCTGCTAAAGTTTGGCCCAGATCGATGGCTTCCCGAAAGCTCAAACCCTCGAGTTATTTGTGCCCTTGCCGGTTCTTCAAAGTCTTCTGATATTCCCCCATCTATAATCGGGTCAATCCGCAGAATATCATGCCGATGACGCCGTTTTTCAAACGACACGACAATGACGATTTTCTATGACACCCCTACCAGTGGCAACGGGATCTTGGGATGGAATGCGCACTCGACTGTTCGTTTCGAAAGATGATTAGCCGTTCCGGTTTACGGTGCGTTTGCATGATTTACCTCAGAGTGCGGTTCAACACGCTTTGATCTGCATGTAGCCTTGTTCTTGCCAATTTTTTAATTCAAACAATAACTCACCAGAAATCGGCGATGTTTACCACGACAAAAGGCTTCGAAAAATGATTGTACGCATAAGAAATTTCCTCCTGTGGATGGTCATTGTTGTCGGTTTGGCTCTCATCTCCTGGGCAGGCTATGTTGGTTACAATCAAGGGCCATTTTTAGCCCCAATTACAGAGAAAAAGACAACGGGTGCTCGCCAAATATCCGCCCATCCGAACCTTTCGCGTGTCATTGATGCAGATACAATTGTCGTTGGAGAAATTCATGTGCGCTTGGATGGCATATCAGCTCCAGAACGTGGCCATAAAGCTTACACCAAAGGGAAGTGGTTTGTTGCTGACTTAATGCATAAAGCCACCGATGTGATTTGCGATCTTGAGGGACGAAAGACTTATGATCGCGAAGTCGGAGCCTGCTATTTCATCATGGAAGATGGGCAACGGATTGATCCGCAAGCAGAAGTCGTGAAGGCTGGGTTTGCACGAGATTGCCCTCGGTATTCCGGAGGGCGTTATCAAAACCTTGAAACGCCTGAAAGCCGAGCATTACCTTTCCCAAAGTACTGTTAAAGATAATGACATTTCACAGAGGATCATACTGATCGATCCGCCCGCCTCCAGAGCTTCGAGAAGCTTTCTCAACTGAGATGCTGGAGTAACTGCGCCAGTTACATCGTCAAGGCAGTATTTGGCTGCAAGATCCTGGTAATTGGTTGAAAACACAATGGGTCCATTCAAAAATTGCTTTGAAATGTCTTGTCAACAAAATGTGGCAGCTCATCGCTCTTAGGTGCCCAAATTAGTATCGGCTCAACATCAAGTGGGATTTTGAACTCATCGCGTAAAGATTGAAACACAAAGCAGTTAAAGGGGAATTTGTCTTCCCCCCGAGCGCCAAAGTGGTACCTATCTCTTACTTTAACATATGCACAGTTTTCGATCACACCAATTTCATTCACCCTTTTAAAACTAATACTTGGATCTTTTTTTACCGCGTTTATTATTCTATCTTTTTCAACACCGCTTGGAATTACGGTTCCTTTTATGTTTTCGTATTTATTGAGAATTTTCTGCGAAATGGTCGCCACAGGTACTGTATCGCCCAAAATACTGTATGCTTTTCTGAACTCGTTAGCCGCATCCTCTCCAAGAACCAACATTTGAGCGTAAGTGGCATTCAATTTCTCTGTTTGAAAGGGGCTTAACTCTTTCTGGTGTTTTTCAAGTAGGCTTTC
This Falsihalocynthiibacter arcticus DNA region includes the following protein-coding sequences:
- a CDS encoding thermonuclease family protein — its product is MVIVVGLALISWAGYVGYNQGPFLAPITEKKTTGARQISAHPNLSRVIDADTIVVGEIHVRLDGISAPERGHKAYTKGKWFVADLMHKATDVICDLEGRKTYDREVGACYFIMEDGQRIDPQAEVVKAGFARDCPRYSGGRYQNLETPESRALPFPKYC